The Streptomyces venezuelae genomic interval CCACCTCCGGGCCTACGGCGCGACGGTCCTGACCGCCCCGTACGAGTCGGTCCGCCCCCTGATGCGCCGGATCGTCGACGAGCTCGGCTTCCAGGCCGTCAGCAGCGTCACGGACACCGCCCACACCGGGCACCCCTTCGGGCCCGAGGGGTATAAGACCCTCGCGTACGAGATCGCCCTGGACCTAGGGAGGGCTCCGGCGGTGGTCCATCTCCCCACGGGGTACGGGGAGTTGCTGTTCGGTGTGGCCAAGGGCTTCCAGGAGCTCGCCCGGTTGGGCGTGACCGGCTCGGTCCCCCGGATGTACGCGACCGAGCCCGCCGCGGCCGGTGCGCTCACCGAGGCCCTCCGCACGGGGCGGCCCACCGCCCGCGTCCCCGTCGGGCCCACTCTCGCGTACGCCATCGACTGTGACGTCAACAGCTATCGCGGCGTCGTCGCCGTCCGGACGACAGACGGAGCGGCGCGCACGGTGACGGACGATCAGATGATGTCGGCCCGGGCGGAGTTGGCCGCGCAGGGGTTGTGGTGTGAGACCTCTTCGGCGGCCGGCCTCGCCGGTCTCCGGGTCCACGGGCCGCGCGAGACCGACGGTCCGGTGGTGTGCGTGGTCACGTCCAGCGGCTACAAGGACGTGGCCACGGCGGGGGAGAGGTACGAGCCGACGGCCCCGGACTGGCCGTCGGTCAAGTCCGCCCTGACGGCCGCCGGGGCGGACTGACCGACCGTCGGCCTACGAGGCCTCGGCGCGCGCCGCGGGCGGCACGAACCGGATGTTGAACTCGAAGGAGCCCGTCGACAGGGCGATCCCGATGAAGAGCAGGGCGAAGTGCTCCTGGCCCCGCGCGGTGACGATGCCGCCCAGGTCGAGCAGCGACTCGGCGGGCCAGCCCAGGTCGGCCAGGAGCCCGGCCACGACCTGCTTGGCCTCCGCGTCGTCACCAGAGAGGAAGAGGGTGCTGGGGCCCTCCAGGGACTCCGGTGCGACCATCACCGCGCGGTCGATCGTGCAGAGCGACTTCACCACGCGCGTGTCCGGGAGCGCCCGTTGGATCTCCTCGCCGAGGCTGACGACCTGGTGCGAGAGCGACTCGTCCTCCAGGAAGCCGACCGCGACGTCGAGGAGGATCTTCCCGGCGAGCACCGGCGCTCCGATCGACGTGAGCAGCGCCACGGAGGCGGTGCCCGGAGTCGCGTTCACCAGGACCTCCGCGTGCACGGCGGTCCCGGCGGGGTCGTCGACCCGTAACCCCGCCTGGAGGAGCCCCTTCAGCCCCGTCAGGAGCTCTTCGTCGCCGGGCCGCCGTGACCCGAGGACGACATCGTGTCCCGCTCGCAGCCACGCCGCGGCGAGGGCCTGTCCCACATTGCCTGTTCCGAGAATTCCGATTCGCATGACGATCATCCTGGCGCCGGAGGGCCGGTACGCGCCTCGGCCGCAGGACGGCACCCGTGTCGGCCGCTGGGCCTAGGCCGGCCCTGGGCCGAAGCCGTTGGAACGGCCTCCGGCCGGCGTTGCTGGTGTCGAACATCAACCCGTCCCGTCCGGCACCTTCCGCCTGGAGATGGACAAACGGCTCGATTCGGCGCTCGCCCGTGGAAGCGCGCACTGCGGGCTCACCTCCGGACTTCGCGGACCCAGGCCGTGAGGCCGTCAGGAAGCCCGCCCTCTCGTCGGGCGACAGCCCGTCCAGCGCGCGCAGCAGCGGCTCGGTCCGCCGAAGGACGAAGGCTTCGAGCGGCAGGCGGTGTTCCTCTGCCAGGGACACCAGGACACGGCGGCGGTTCGTCGGGTCCTCGGTCCGATCCACGATGCCGGCCCGGCTCAGGGCTCCGATCAGTTCGCTGGCGGTGGGCAGTGACACCGGAAGCCGTCGGGCGATCTCGCTGACTGCCAGCGGCTGTCCGGCCAGCAACTGGGGCAGTACGGCGCCGTGGCGCGGCGTCAGGCTGGCTGCCGGCCACCCCGATCTGATCGACCGCCTCGTCCTGGGCGATAGCCTGCACCCTCGGCCCGGTCGGCAGGCGTGCCCAGCGCCGCTCATCGAGCGCGCGCGGCAACGCAAGCGGCCGAGCCCTGCACCGGCCGAGATGCTCACCGGAACCACAATCGGCCGGACGGCGCTGAGGGGCCCGCTCTGGCTCATGGACGGCAGCCGCGAACACTTCGACGCCGCCACCTTGCCGGGCGCCGAGGACGGCTTCGACCTGCGCGGCCGATCGCACGAGATCGAGGCGCCCACGCTGCTCCTTCAGGGCGAGAAGGACATCGTCTACCCACTCGGCCTGGCCCGGCAGACCGTCAAGGGCATTCCGGACGCCCGGCTCATCGTCCACCAGGACCGCAGCCATAGCGGAACCTTCGCGGACAAACGGTTCGCCACCGACGCCCTGGCCTTCCTGCAGAACGATCAGCCCTAGGTTCCAGCCACCGAAGCCCCGGCTTCCCGGCCAGGACCAAACGGCCTCTACGGTCGCGGGCCGAGGTGGTCGTGCCATGCCCTGCGGCCGGCGGGGGTCACGGTCAGGGCGCGGGTCGTGCCGATGCGTACGAGCCAGCCGGCGGTAAGAGCGTGGTCGCAGAGGGCGGCACCCACGGCGCCGGCCAGGTGCGGGCGGCGTTCGGTCCAGTCCAGGCAGGCACGTACCAGGGGTCGGCGCGACCCTCCGGGCACCGCGATGCCGAGCTCGGTCAGCCAGGCCGCGCCCTCGTGCGTCAGCCTCGGGTCCGAACCCCACCTCAGCAGGCCGCGCTCCACCATCGCGTCGGTGACCGTCAGGGAGACGGCCCCGGCCAGATGGTCGTAACAGAGTCGCGCACGGGCCAGTGCCTGCCGGCGGCCCGAGGCCGACAGGGAGCGCGGCTGGACGGGCTGTCGGGGGGCCAGCGCGGCGAGGCTCTCGATCAGCTCCAGCACCCGGTGGTCCGCCACCCGTAGGTAGCGGTGGCGTCCGTGCCGCTCTTCGGCGAGGAGCCCGCCGTCGACGAGCAGGTGGAGATGCGAGGTCGCGGTGGAGCGAGCGACCCCGGCGTGACGTGCGAGCTCGCTCGCCGTCCACGCCCGGCCGTCGAGCAGCGCCAGACAGAAGGCGGCCCGGGTCCGGTCGGCCAGCAGTCCGGCGACGGCCGCGAGGTCCACGCCCACGTCCTGATCCGCACGTTCCTCGTCCATGCCCCTGATTGTCGCCGACATCCGTTCGACGCCCGTCGAAGTGTCCGGGGCCTAGCGTCGGGAGGCCCGCGGGGCGCCACCCCCGCGCCCCGCACCGGGGACACCGATGCCCCGCCCGCGTATGGGAGGAACCATGCCCGCACCCGACCCGACCCCCGAAGCGGCACCGCGTACCGCGCACCGGCCGGGAGTGGTGGTCACCGATGCCGTGACACCCGCGGACATTGCGGTGATCTCCCGTGGCCTCGACGGGTTCAACGCCGAGACGTCGGGCGCCGACGACAGCGCACAGCTCGCCGTCCTGGTGCGTGAGCCGGTGAACGGCCGGGTGATCGGCGGACTGACCGGGCACACCTCGCGCGGGATGCTCTTCGTCGACCTCTTCTTCCTGCCTCCCGAGCTGCGCGGGGGCGGGCTGGGCAGCGAGGTCCTCCGGCAGGCGGAGGACGAGGCGCGTGCCCGGGGCTGCCGCACGGCCGTGCTCTACACGCTCTCCTTCCAGGCCCCGGGCTTCTACCAGAAGCAGGGGTGGACGTCCATGGGCGAGGTCCCCTGTGACCCGCCGGGCACCAGCCGTGTCTTCCTGAGCAAAGAGCTCGTGGGCACCTGCGGACGGTCAGGCGAACGCGGGGTCGGTGAGGTCGAGGCGCAGTTCGTTCCACCAGTCGTTGCTGAAGACGGCCGTCGTGTCCTCGTAGCGCACGCCCATGAACGGGTTCGAGTGGAACATGAAGGCCGCCCAGCGCAGCGAGCCGTCGGCGTCGAGGCGGGCGAGGTGGCCGATGTTGCCCATGCCGCCGCCACCGCCGCACAGTGACCCCGATCCGTCCGGCAGCGGGCTCTCGAAGAAGCGATCCACCTCGACGGTGCCGTCCTCCTCGACGGCCAGGGCCACAGGGAGCGGTTCGCCGAGCCGGAAGGGGATCGGCTGCCCCGCGTCCGGGCGGTACGCCCCGGGGCCCTCCACGTCAAGATCCAGCGCTGTGTCGTCCGGGCGGTACAGCCCGTCTCGGTACGGCATCTCCCCGGCCGCCCACAGACGTAGGACGATCCCTGACCTCGCCATGCCCTGCCCCCGTCTCCGGTCCGCTGGACCGGAACGTACCGGACCGGCGGTGCCGTTTACGAGGGCCGCCTGAGAGGATCGGAACCATGCCCGCCTCTCCGACCCCGGCTCTGACGCCCACCGTCACCCCGCCCGCGCCCCTCACCACCGACCGGCTGCTCCTTCGGCCCGTTCGCCGTCGTGACCTCGCGGCCGTGACCCGGCTCTGGACCGACCCCGAGGTACGGCACCACCTCGGCGGCCCCGTCACCGAGCCCGTCATCCGGATCCGGCAGCGCAGGATCGTCGGGGCGCCCGGTTGTCACGCCGTGATCCGGGTCGAGGACGACGTCCTCCTGGGGCTCGTCACCGTGGAGCCGGGCGCGCGGAACGGGGAGACGGAGGTGTCGTACCAGTTCCTGCCCGAGCACTGGGGGAAGGGTTACGCCCGGGAGGCCGTCGGCGCGGTCGTCGCACGGGTCCTGGAGGGCGCGCCGAGCGTGGTCGCGCTCACCCAGGAGGCCAACCACCGCTCGCGCCGCCTCCTGGAGGCGGTCGGCCTGGAGCACGCGGAGTCCTTCGTGGAGTGGGACGCCCACCAGGTCCTGTACCGGCTGCGCCGGGGCTGACCCGGCCGCCCCCGGCCCTCAGCGGGGCCGCTCGCCCGCCGAGAGCGCCGCCACGGCCCTGGCCAGCCGGGCCGCCCGGGTCTTCGCCGTACGCGCCTGCCACAGGCTCAGGATCACCAGGTAGCGGTCCGTCTTGCCGAGGGCGTCGAAGACCGCCGAGGCCCGCGGGTCCGCCGCGAGCGCTTCCGCCAGGTCGTCCGGGACCGTCGCGTCCTTCTGGGAGGGGTACGCGGCCTCCCACCGCCCGTCCGCCCGCGCCGCCCGCACCTCGGCGAGGCCGGGCTCGCGCATCCGGCCCGCGGCGGTCAGCGCCTCGACCTGGCGCACGTTGACCTGGGACCAGAGGCTGCGCGGCCGGCGCGGGGTGATCTTCTGCAGGTACGTGCGCTCGTCGCGCGTGATGCGCTTGCCGGTGATCCAGCCGTAGACGAGCGTGCCGTCGAGGATCTCGTCCGCCGTCGGCGAAGGGAGGTCCGTGCCCTTCTTGGCGAGCAGCAGCCAGATGCCCGGGGTGTCCCCGTGGTGCTTCTCCAGCCAGGCCTCCATCTCCGTCCCGTCGTCGAACGCGATGACCGCGAGCCCCTCGACCGTGTCGACCGTCTCCACCGGAAAGCCCTTCCCCCGTACCGCCGTCACCGTCGGCGAGTGGGCCGGCGGCGCTTCGCGAACAGGATATTGGCAGCGGCTGTTAGGCGGCCGTATCTCGCGTGCGGCCCCCGCCCGGGCCCCCGCCGCGCCGCGGGGTACGGCGGGGCGACGTACGATCCTCGGATCGTCCAGCAGGGCACCTACGCCAAGGAGCTCCGACCCATGTCCTTCCTGGTGATCGGCGAATGCGTCGCCGACATCGTCCGCGCGCCCGCCGGGTCCGGCGCCGCCGACCGGGTCCACCCGGGCGGCAGCCCCGCCAACGTCGCCTACGGCCTCGCCCGCCTCGGCCGGGACGTCACGCTGCTCACGCAGCTCGCCGACGACCCCACAGGGCGGCTGATCGCCGACCACCTCAAGGGCGCGGGCGTACGGGTGGAGGCCGGCGGCGTACTCGAACGCACCCCGTCGGCGGTCGTCGGCCTCGACGACCGGGGCCGGGCCACGTACACCTTCGACATCGCCTGGACGCTGGAGGCGGACCCGGACCGCCCCGTACCCGCCCACGTCCACATCGGCTCGATCGCGGCCGTCACCACCCCGGGCGCCGCGGCCGTCCTCGCCGTGACCGAGGCGCTCAGGGACCGTGCCACGGTCAGCTACGACCCGAACGTGCGGCCCGTCCTGATGGGGGAGCACAGCGAGGCGGTCGCGCGCGTCGAGCGCTGTGTCGCCCTCAGCGACCTGGTGAAGGCCAGCGACGAGGACCTCGCCTGGCTGTACCCGGGGGAGAGCCCGCAGGCGGTCGCGGCGCGCTGGCTCGCCCTCGGTCCCGCCGTCGTCCTGGTCACCCGGGGCGCCGAGGGCTCGCTCGCCGTCACCCGGCGGGAGACGGTCACCGTGGACGCACCCCAGGTCTCGGTCGTGGACACGGTCGGTGCCGGCGACTCCTTCATGTCCGCCGTCCTCGACGCCCTGGCCGGGCGGGAGCGGGCGGCCCTCGGCGCGCTCGCCGCCGAGGACCTCGCACGGCTGCTGCGAACGGCGAGTGCGTCGGCCGCCGTCACCGTCTCCCGGGCCGGCGCCAACCCGCCCGACCTGGCCGAACTGGATGCGGCCCGGGAGGAGTTCGCCCTCAGGTCCGGGCGTGCGTCGTGATGTCCGAGGCGAACTGCTCGACCATCTCCGGGGTCACCGTCGGACGGCACTGCCCGATGGCCTCCAGATAGTCCGCCGTGCTCGCGCCGGGAGCGGGGCCGTCCCCGCCCCGGCCGCCGACCGCCACCAGGTCCCGCTCGAAGGAGGCCTGGGCGGCGATCCGGGCCGCGTGCTCGATGTCGGCCGGGGTGAACAGGTCGCTCGCCAGGACGAGTTCGTCGATGTCGACGTCCGGCCGTCCGTCCGTGTAGCGGGCCCAGATCGCCGCCCGCGCCACCTTGTCCGGCGTACCGATCGGGATGAGGTAGTCGAAGCGGCCGGGCCGCAGGAACGCCGGGTCGAGGGAGCGGATCGAGTTCGTGGCGCAGACGAGGAGCCGCTCGTCCCGCTCCCGGAATCCCGGTATCAGCTTGAGGAGTTCGTTGGTCACGCCGTGCATGCCGCCGGGCTGCGCGGGCTCCGAGCGGACCGGTGCGATCTCCTCGACCTCGTCGATGAAGACGAGGACCCGCTCCAGCTCGGCGATCCGCGCGAACGCGGACCGCAGGGCGGCGGCGAGATTCCCCTCGTCGGCGAGGCGGGACGGCAGGATCTCCACGAACGGCCAGCCGAGCCGGGAGGCGATGCCCCGCGCGAACGTCGTCTTGCCCGTGCCGGGCGGGCCGAAGAGGCAGACCGCGCGCGGCGGCCGCACCCCGTGCCGGGTGGCCCGCTCCGGCTCGGCGAGCGGCAGGACGACCCGCCGCTCGATGAGGTCCTTCTCCCGCTCCATCCCGGCGACCTTCGCCCACAGGTCACCGGGGAGCAGCCGGCCGCCGAGGTCGTCGAGGAGCCCGGCGGCGGGCCCGTGCAGGGGCTCCACCTTCTCGAAGTACGCCACGGCGGGCTGGCGGGTGTACCCGGCGTTCAGCAGCCCCTCGCCCAGGAGCTCCTCCTCCGGCAGGACGTACGCGATCCGCCCGACCCGGGCCGCCACGAGCCGCCGCTCCAGCTCCACGAGCAGGGCGCTGGCCAGCCCCCGGCCGCGCCAGGCCGAGGAGATCGCGACCCGCATCACCCAGGCCCGCTCCCCGGAGACACAGGCGAGCGCGGCCCCGATGGGCACGCCCTGGTGGACGGCGACCACGGCCGGCTCCCGCGAGGTGAGGGCCCCGATGCACTCGGCGAGCGAGAACACGGACTCCTGCCCGAGCTCGGCGGTGGTGTCGATCAGATGGACGACGGCGGCGAGATCGCTCTCGCGATAGTCATGGATGTGCCAGTTCACCGGTGGTACCGCCCCTCGTTCGTGCCGATGCGGCGAGGCTAGGCGCGGCCGTGGACACCGGTCGTGCGCCACCGTGCACAAGCCGATGCCGGCAAACGCTCCGTACCGGCTCTAGGCGACGGGGAAACGGTGAACGGCGGCGCCTCGGTGGGGGAGGTGCCGCCGTTCCGGGGAGAGATCAGAACGTCACGTCCTTCTCTTGCTCATGAGCAGTCCGCCGGCCGTGAGGGCGAACAGACAGACGCACGCGCCGGTGATCACGTTGCTGAGGATGGTGCCGGTGTCGGGGCTCTGTCCGACCACCCATGGGGCGATGATCAGCCAGGCGCCCATCAGCAGGACGACGAAGTTGAGGTCCTGCGACCGCTCGGGAACCATCGACATGCACAGGCCGAGCACCGCGAGGGCGATACCGACGACCAGATTCGTGAGGGCGAGCGCGGGCTGGGCGGCGGAGAAGTGAACCGTCCATGCGGAGATCGCGGCCCAGATGCCGGCGAGGATCACGAGTTCCTCGACCGCCGCGACACCTCGGGTCTGGAGTACGCGGGCGTAACGATCCCGCATTTCCGACGCGTCGGGGTGTCCCGCGATATCACCGGGACGGTGAGAGACGTCGGCCATACGACTCGCCTCCTTCTGGCGTCATGCACGTCTGACCGCTTGTGTGGCAATCATGCCGCGGCTCCATTGTGCTCTTATCTGCCCTTTATGTGTAGATGTGCCCCATAGGGGAAGCGCACAGAATTCGCATCGCCGATATGCCCGGAACCACCAAACGTGGGTGGGTCCGGGCACCCCGGCGTAGCCTGGAAGTGGACTCGGGGCACCGCCTCTCACCGCCGGGAGAGATGATGGCCGGCATCGTTCAGAAGAACTTCGATTCAGCGGACGAGACCCGTCCCTTCGAGGAAGGCAAGGGCAGGCTCGACCTGGTCAACGGCGAAAAGGGAGCGGTCGGTCGCGCCGTCTTCGAGCCGGGTTGGCAGTGGTCCAAGCATGTGAAGCCGATCGCCGGCACCGACAGCTGTATGGCGTCGCACGTCGGATACATCGTCAGCGGCCGGCTGAAGGTCGTCATGGACGACGGCGAGACGGTGGAGTTCGGCGCCGGTGACTTCATGGAGGTCAAGCCCGGACACGACGCGTGGGTGCTCGGCGACGAGCCCTGCATGGCCCTGGACTGGGTCGGCTTCGTCGACTACGCCCAGCCGTCCGGTTCCTGACGGGCACGCCTGAGCTCCCCCGGCTCGCCCTCATCGCCCTCACGCGGTGGCTCCGCCGTCGACGCGCCGGAGGCGATGCCGAAGGCAGGGTCCGGGACGGACTCGGGCGAGAGAAGGACGGACGCGGCGCCGTCCACGCCCACCGGCACGTCGCCGTCGATGGTCACGCGGCGCAGCTTGCGCTCGTGGTCGTCGGAGTCGTCCACGCCGTAGTGCTGCGTGGCGCGGTTGTCCCGGATCGCCACGTCGCCGACCTGCCACTGCCAGCGCACGGTGTTCTCCGGGCGCTCGATGTGCGCCGGGAAGAGGACGAGCAGGGCGCGTGAGTCGGCGCCCGTGAGGCCGCTGATCCGCTGCACGAAGTTGCCGAGGAGGAGGGTGCGCTCGCCGGTCTCCGGGTGGACCCGCACGACCGGGTGCTCCGTGAGGTACTTCGTCGAGGCGAAGACCTCACGGAAGCGCGCGAGCCGCTCGGGCAGGACGCCCGGATGCAGGGCCGCGTGGTCGTAGTCGTTGGAGTGCACCGCGCGCAGGCTGTCGGCGAGCGCGCGCAGCGGCTCGGGGAGCTTGGCGTACGCGGTCGCCGCGTTGGCCCACAGGGTGTTCCCGCCGTACGGCGGGATGGTCACCGCGCGCAGGATCGAGAAGGCGGGGTACGCCGGCACGAAGGTGACGTCGGTGTGCCACTGGTTGGCCCGGGCGCCGTGGTCCGAGTCGATCGGGAAGGAGCAACGGCCGTCGGCGGAGGGGACGGTGGGGTGGGCGACGGGGGTGCCGAGCAGCTTGCCGAAGGCCTCGTGGGCCTCCTCGTCCAGGTGGTCCTGGCCGCGGAAGAAGACGACCTTGCGCGCCAGGAGCGCGGCCCGGATCTCGGCGACGGTCCCGGCGGAGAGGTCACCGCCGAGGGGGACGCCGGAGATGACGGCGTCCAGGCGGCCGCCGACCTTCTGGACGGTGACGGCGGTAGTGGCCGCGGTGGTGGTGGCGGTCGATCGCCCGCCGCAACCCCGCCGAACAGCGCCTCGCCCGGCCCCTCACCCTGCTCCCCGGCACCCCGGAACTGGAGCGCTACCGCTCCTCACGGCTGGTCTCCCTGCGCTCCTTCGCGGTCGAGGTCCTCGTCGACGAGACCGGCGAAGGCGTCCTCGTCTCCCACGGCGACCAGGGCGGCGGCTACAGCCTCTACGCCGAGAACGGCCCGCTGACCTTCGCGTACAACGAGTACGGCCGTCTCCACGAGACGGACGCGGGCCCCCTGACCCCCGGACCGCACGAGATCGTCCTCGCCGCCACGGCGGAGGAGGGCCTCCGCCGGCGATTCACCGTCACGGTCGACGGAGAGGACCGCGCCGCCCCCGAGAACGTCCACCAACTCATCGGCAGGGCGCCCTTCCAGGGCATCAGCGTGGGCGTCGACCGCAAGTCGCCCGTCTCCTGGCCCCTCTTCGAACGCCACCGCTCCTTCCGCTTCACCGGCCGTCTCCGCTCCGTCACCTACCGGCCCGGAGCACCCGGCCCGGACGCGCCCGAGACCGTCGCGGCGGCGCTCAAGGAGGCGGCCGCGGCCTTCGAGTGACGAGGCGGGCGGGGCCGGGCCCGGGATCAAACCCGTGGCCCGGCCCCGCCCGACCAGCGAGAATGCCCCCATGACCCAGCATCCCGACATCGACGAGGCCATCGCGGGCGAACTGCGCCTCTTGGACCCGGCCGTACGTGTCTCCCGCGCCCTCGCCGTCGAACTCCTCGACCCCGAGTTCGCAGAGGTCGGTGCCTCCGGCCGCCGCTGGACGTACGAGGAGATGCTCGCCGCGCTTCCCGACATGGCCGGGGACACCGAGGAGGGCACCCACTACGAACCCGGCGCCGTCACGGGCGTCCTGCTCGCCCCCGGGCTGGTCCACGTCACGTTCGAGACGGTCAGAGACGGCCACCGGGCCCGCCGCAGCTCCCTGTGGCGGCGCGACCCCGCGGGGGCGGCCGACGCGCCCCTGCGGATGTACTACCACCAGGCGACGCCCGTACCCGAGGGCATCGCCTGACGCTCCGCCGGCTAACGCGGTGAGGTCCCGCCGTCGTAGACGTTGTCCGGGGTGATGATCCGGGTGATCGCGCGGGCGAGCAGCGTGGACGGCTCCTGGTTGTCGACCTTGCGGGCGTCCGTGTTGAGCATGAGGACCAGGGTGGCCTTCTTCGAAGGCAGGTAGACGGTCACCGTCTCGTACCCCGGCAGCGAGCCGTTGTGCCCGATCCAGCCCTCGGTCTTGAGGATGCCGAGGCCGTACGTGGTGCCGGGGAAGCCCGTCGGGAGCGTCTTGAGCCGCTGAGCCTGGGTCTCCGGGCTGAGCAGCTCCCCGGTGGCGACGATCCTGGCCCAGTGGCGAAGGTCCTGGAGGTTCGAGATCATCGCCCCGGCCGCCCAGCCCCAGCTCGGATTCCAGTCGGTGGCGTCCGCGATCCCGCCGCTCAGCGTCTGGTCGGTGTAGCCGTGCGAGTGCGGCTCGGGGAACTCGGCCCCCTCCGGGAACAGCGTGCCGAAGAGGTGGGACGGCCGGAGCACCCGGTTGCGGATGACGTCCTGGAGCCGCTGACCGGTCACCTTCTCGATGACCAGGCCGAGCAGGACCAGGTTGCTGTTGGAGTACTGGAACTGCGCGCCCGGCTTGAACGTGTTCTTGTGCTTCATGCCGTACGGGAGCACCTCCTCCGGCGTCCACTGCCGCCGGGGGTCGCTCAGCAGGTCGTGGATGAAGTCCGCGTCGGAGGTGTACGGGAACAGCCCGCTGCGCATCCCGGCGAGTTGGCGGAGCGTGATCCGGTGTCCGTTGCGCACACCGGGCACGTACTTCGCGATGGGGTCGTCCAGGCCGATCCGGCCGTCGTCGACGAGCTGGAGCAGCGCGGTGACGGTGAACGTCTTGGTCTCGCTGCCGATCCGGATGTACGAGTCGGCGGACATCGGCTCACCGGTCGCGGTGTCGGCGACACCGCTCGCGCGGACGTAGCTGCCCTTCCCCGGCATCCACACCCCGACGACGACGCCGGGGATGCCCGCCTGCTTGCGGACGTCCTCGATGGCCTTGTCCAGCCGGGCGTTCACCTCCGGGCCGAGACCGCCCGGCGGGCAGTCGTCCTTCTCGTACCGGTCGACGCCCGCTGCGTGGACCGTCGGGGCCGGGGCCACGACCGTCGGGGCCAGCACGGACGCCACGAGCAGTGCTGCGGCGAACAGACGTCGGGCGGGGATGCGTCGCATGTGGGGGGCGCCTCTTCCGGGTCGGGGAAACAGGCAGCCACATCACCACCCGGACCCCTGGCGGAAGGCTCCGTCGGGGGAGTGCCCCACCGGAGTCCACTCGTTCGGCGTCGCGCGGATCGCTGAGGCGGCCCCCTGGCCGGCCCCGTGGCGCGTCCGTGCCTACGTGTAGGCGTCCGTGACGCAGTCGGCGGCGCACCGCCAGTGCTCGAACCGGCGCCGCAGCGCCGCCGCCGCGTGCCGCCGTTCCACCGTGGTGTACCCGTAGCGGTCCTGGGTGACGCTCACCACGGCCTCGACGGTGACGATGGCCGGTTCGCCCTCGCCGGCGGAGCTGCGGGCCGTCGCGATCACGTGGTCGGCCGCCCGCTGCAGATCGCGCGCGTACTCCCGCTGGGCGACGGACCGTGCCCGGGAAGCGGCGAACGGCCGCACGGCGCGTCCCTTCCAGACCACACCCGCCGTGATGAATCCCGCGCCGAGGAGGAAGACGAGCGACCCCAACGCGACATCGAGGCTCCACCTCATCGCCTGCCGCCTTCCCCGGAAACGCCTGAACAGCCGGCCCGCGGCGCAGGTCCGGCGGGCGGTCGCTCCGATTCTAGAGCGCGGG includes:
- a CDS encoding serine hydrolase domain-containing protein, which codes for MRRIPARRLFAAALLVASVLAPTVVAPAPTVHAAGVDRYEKDDCPPGGLGPEVNARLDKAIEDVRKQAGIPGVVVGVWMPGKGSYVRASGVADTATGEPMSADSYIRIGSETKTFTVTALLQLVDDGRIGLDDPIAKYVPGVRNGHRITLRQLAGMRSGLFPYTSDADFIHDLLSDPRRQWTPEEVLPYGMKHKNTFKPGAQFQYSNSNLVLLGLVIEKVTGQRLQDVIRNRVLRPSHLFGTLFPEGAEFPEPHSHGYTDQTLSGGIADATDWNPSWGWAAGAMISNLQDLRHWARIVATGELLSPETQAQRLKTLPTGFPGTTYGLGILKTEGWIGHNGSLPGYETVTVYLPSKKATLVLMLNTDARKVDNQEPSTLLARAITRIITPDNVYDGGTSPR